The Eleginops maclovinus isolate JMC-PN-2008 ecotype Puerto Natales chromosome 3, JC_Emac_rtc_rv5, whole genome shotgun sequence genome includes a region encoding these proteins:
- the cacng7b gene encoding voltage-dependent calcium channel gamma-7 subunit, whose amino-acid sequence MSSCSSRALTILSTVFGACGLLLVGVAVSTDYWLIMVEGIILQQNQSMEVKMALHSGLWRVCFVAGAENGRCVASEYFTEPDIEITTENTANILKMVRTATPFPMVSLLFVFTAFVISNIGHIRPQRTILAFVSGIFFILSGLSLVVGLVLYISSINDEVMNRPREPEQFFNYHYGWSFAFAASSFLLKEGAGVMSVYLFMKRYAEEEMYRPHPALYRPRLSESSDYSGQFLHPESSWPPPKRGRSTSDASSDISIQLNQAPPPPPKSGHHGQGSPPSGSSSAGSYQMPPQSAGYSTHTLTRSHASHPQGQALPMAMPPSPVPPPHYHTHMHMSASPC is encoded by the exons ATGAGTTCATGTAGCAGCCGTGCGTTGACCATCCTGTCCACGGTGTTCGGAGCCTGCGGGCTGCTGCTGGTGGGAGTGGCCGTGTCCACAGACTACTGGCTGATCATGGTGGAGGGCATCATCCTGCAGCAGAATCAGAGCATGGAGGTGAAGATGGCGCTGCATTCAGGCCTCTGGAGAGTGTGCTTCGTGGCTG GAGCAGAAAACGGGAGATGTGTCGCATCAGAATACTTCACTGAACCCGATATTGAGATCACCActgaaaacactgcaaataTCCTCA AGATGGTGCGGACAGCCACGCCCTTCCCCATGGTGTCGCTGCTCTTCGTCTTCACGGCCTTCGTCATCAGTAACATTGGACACATCCGGCCTCAGCGTACTATCCTGGCCTTTGTGTCCGgcatcttcttcatcctctcag gcctcAGTCTGGTGGTGGGTCTGGTGCTCTACATCTCCAGTATTAATGACGAGGTGATGAACCGGCCCAGGGAGCCCGAACAGTTTTTCAACTACCACTACGGCTGGTCCTTCGCCTTCGCTGCCTCTTCATTCTTACTCAAAGAg GGGGCCGGGGTGATGTCAGTCTATCTGTTTATGAAGCGCTACGCCGAGGAAGAGATGTATCGCCCCCACCCTGCACTCTACCGCCCCCGCCTGTCCGAGAGCAGCGACTACAGCGGCCAGTTCCTCCACCCAGAATCCTCCTGGCCTCCGCCGAAGCGAGGCCGCAGCACCTCTGACGCCTCCAGTGACATCTCCATCCAGCTCAACCAGGCTCCCCCACCGCCACCCAAAAGTGGGCACCACGGGCAGGGCAGCCCCCCTTCCGGGTCTTCATCCGCAGGGAGCTACCAAATGCCCCCACAGTCTGCCGGCTACTCCACGCACACCCTCACCAGGTCGCATGCCTCACATCCCCAAGGCCAGGCTCTCCCCATGGCCATGCCTCCATCGCCTGTACCTCCCCCtcactatcacacacacatgcacatgagCGCCTCCCCCTGTTAA